GCAACATTTAGTGGCAGAGTCGATCTGTCGCCAAAGTACAGTCAaccaatcaatcaatcaatcaatcaatccaCACTTGACAgcgaaaattttgttttgttttcgaatttatttattattattatttgtttgtagtttGCAAACGAAATAAACTCCACAACATGCATAATACTTCATTTAAACAAACCTTAaccttaataatttatttagttttttattataaaaatagtcTCTAGTTTATTCTATTCAAACATTATTAACACTTTGGCTGTAGATTTGGACAAATTCCCCCGAtttgaaaaagcaaaactaaataaaaattttttatttcaaataccAAGCAAACAACATTCTCGTATGCTCTaccttattttttttatttatctggTGGttgtttataaaagttttttcatGACTAATCTATTTTTTCATTGGTTctgtttactatttttttaatttcgtgCATAAAGTTGGCAAAATCAATTAtgctaaagcttaaaaaacaaGAAACTTATCTCTACTCATGCATGAACAAGTTGAGTTGTTTTTTTGGAAATGGTATTAGGGCAgttagttaaaaattaaaaaaccaaaaacaaaaaaaaaaaaagaataaatataaattttaattttttatttatgatttaatcTCTTCACagatattttgttgcaatctACGgccaaatacatacataccttaaataattaataattactatTTATGCATAGAGTTTCTGAATTTTAAaaccaagcaagcaaacaacaaaaaatatttaaataaaataaaaactaaaatactCCCTGCACTCCAACACCgacaaatgtaattttttagtattatgtttaaaaaattcaacaatttgttgcacaattcacaaaaagaaaaacaaactcaaGCAGACGTTTCGATTTCATTGGCAACTAcctactaaataaataataataataattataaattaaacagttgcagactgaaattaattaattgacagAAGAAATGCTTATAGTTTATGGAATGTTCGAATTaaaaactgaatttatttattttactttgtacgacaagaaataataataatagtaatgaCTCGACACTTGACACACCGACAttgttgcgcttttgttgttgtaccataggcaaacaaacaaataaacaaataaacaaacatacatacatacaaacaatacaataccaataccaatacaTACAAACGAAATTGAGAACTGTAATAAATGCTGTAaatactttgtttttaattaaagcataagTTTTTGTGTACATTGCAactatatttaagtttaattcgAGTTTAAtcgtaatttattttcttaattattgcaaatctaatttaatacatatactaagcactcacacacatacacataaacatacatacacatatacacacaactACTTATGTACTttgaaataatatattttgattgtCCCATACTATGtttgtgttattattattattattattatcatataCTATTTTTTGTGAATGaattgtaaaatgcaaattgaaatttttttatttatgtatatgtatatgttgaCATCAGTTGGTACTTACTATATTATTAGACGTACTCGGCGTTAAACATGCAAAgagattatttttaatttacacttaagtcaaaattttaattcttaattACCGCAAGATTTATACCAAAAATACCAtgtaaagtttaattttaattgaacaaaACGAATCataagaaaacaacaacatacattttcattaaaaaattttgcaaatactTCACATTTTACAAAAtcgtttgcttttaattaatctttcTTTTTCCTTAAATTATTCAGAGCtttacaaatacaacaacaatataaaaaaaaacacagtcttaagtttaattgctggttggcttttttatttgatttatctACTGTTTTTCTCAACTTTAAACCATCTAAAGACTCTGGATGTTTGAGTCCGGTGTTGGCAGCTTTCAGTAATCATCAATTAACCGATTTCGAATTTGCTCTAAATAAACAGTTGCTCCGTTTCATTCGTTGACAGGCACCACCTACAAAATGTCGGAAGAGGAAGATATGTGGATGTCAAGGAGTCGAAATTAGGAGCTGCTGTCCTGTATCTTCCAGTTGAGCAACTAATGGATTTCATGCCTAACTATAACTAGTAAACGAATGCTAATAAAATTCACGTATTTGTTCCAATTAATTCAAAGGGTTTCTTTTATAAGCATCTAGTAGTCACTTTATAACTTTCTAGATTTGTATATTATTCATACAAAAACTGTCGAAACAATATAGCTGCAGTACGTGTCGAATTTTGTCAGTGTTTTAAATATTGGAGCATCCCCAAAGCTCGGCAGTACAAAATCTCTGCAGATATATTTCCTGgcataatttgtttggcatgccaagttcgttgcctaagtcagATTCAAGCATATGACTTCCGCGCATAAAAACTATCACATACTTTCAGGGctgcgtatttattttttgtggaTGATACGTGTCAGTTTTGCCTTATCGGCACGATCGATTAGCACTTGAAAATCGAATATGTGCACATTAGCCATCgatatataaatgtgtttttttcaCATCACCAAAGGAAAGCTTGCTGCGATCTTAGTGcgcttgattttaaattataataaaattgttaaactgTGTGATAGTTAAAAGCCTATTCGAAATGTCTACATCCCAGGCAACAAAGAACTGCATAACATTGAAGGGTTCCGCTACTATTATAGTGGAATATCTAAGTAAGTAAATACGAGTAGAAAGCGGCAACGACGCTTGTATATCGCGCGCGTTTGTAATGGcgttgcttattgttgtaatttagAGTATGGCATTAATTCGATATTGTTTCAACGTGGAATATATCCTGCGGAGAACTTTGACAGCACGCAGCAATATGGCTTGACAATACTTATGTCCAAGGATCCAAAGATCACATCCTTTTTGCAGAATGTGCTCACTCAGACAGAAGGTTAGTTGTGGGCACACAGTGTGGCAAAGTTCTAtgatattttgcatattgcagAATGGCTGGCGAAGAATATGATTAATAAGATATCCATGGTCATTACCAATGCACACACCAAGGAAGTGCTCGAGTGTTGGGACTTCAAAATGCAGGCTGAGGTAGGTGATGGTGAGACTGGCGATCCCACCAAGCTAACTTCCTCGAAGGAGCTCAGCCGCATACAAAACGAAATTAGAGATGTTATGCGACAAATCTCTGCTACAGTTAGCTATCTACCGCTGCTGGACTGCATATGTACTTTCGATGTGATGATACATACGCTGCAAAATACAGAGATTCCAGCACAGTGGGACGAAACCGGTGCAGTATTTATACAGAATGCCCAGGCGGTGCAGCTGCGGTCGTTCTCGACGGGCTTGCACAAGGTGGACACTGTGGTCAATTACAAAATGAGCTCCTAAGtgatatttatacaatatttattccatttcatatttacatatataaattaataaaatttgaataaggCTTATCATAATTGCAATAGCATTTGGGCGCAGGCTCCGCTTTAAAGGATATCTAAAAACATGGGGAGAGAAAAATAACATTCATTTTAATAAGAAGCAAACAATTCGCTTAAGGTTAGGTTAGTTGGTCTAGACGGGATTGGATGTATTCTATCCTAAGCGGTAGCTTATTCGTCAAGTCTTGTGGCTGCTCTTTTGGGCGGTTGTCGCTAACTAGTCTGTACCAAAGTATTTCTGCCCAAAGTGATTGGGGGCCACTGGGTGCAGCTCCGAGGTAAGAATCTTCATCTTGGGAAACGCATTCACAACTGTGCGCGCGGCGACGGGCGTGCAAAAGAGATTGGATAATATGATGCAATTTTCCGGGACGCCGTG
The DNA window shown above is from Drosophila busckii strain San Diego stock center, stock number 13000-0081.31 chromosome 3L, ASM1175060v1, whole genome shotgun sequence and carries:
- the LOC108598701 gene encoding mitotic spindle assembly checkpoint protein MAD2A; translation: MSTSQATKNCITLKGSATIIVEYLKYGINSILFQRGIYPAENFDSTQQYGLTILMSKDPKITSFLQNVLTQTEEWLAKNMINKISMVITNAHTKEVLECWDFKMQAEVGDGETGDPTKLTSSKELSRIQNEIRDVMRQISATVSYLPLLDCICTFDVMIHTLQNTEIPAQWDETGAVFIQNAQAVQLRSFSTGLHKVDTVVNYKMSS